DNA from Fundulus heteroclitus isolate FHET01 chromosome 17, MU-UCD_Fhet_4.1, whole genome shotgun sequence:
CACTTTGCAGTGAGTCTACTCTGCAGagtatatatatttgtaaatctgactcagAGCGGGACATGGatttcatttataagtagagtttTTGTAGTAAAATGTACGGAacgtgggttatagtttttaaatgtgttacaaatgcagaaatccgtcataactcataaactaatcaatcaaatgacaatttatttaattttttttcatcaaagaatcaatattttccCATGTATCTTGGTGATTTGATTTGGCCCAATCAGTCCCCTTCAACACTTTGCAGTGAGTCTACTCTGCAGagtatatatatttgtaaatctgactcagATGACATCAGTGCCTctccagctatgaaccctaccgcacgtcactgatatatatatatatatatatatatatatatatatatatatatatatatatatatatatatatatatatatatatattgtgtaaagGCATCTAATCTAAAATACTACATCAGAGTTCTCTGTGTGGGTGCAGATTTTACAGATGAACCTTATCTATCCATCCAGTGAAAAGCTTCACATGTAGCGTTTGTCTGGTTAATTCACGTAATTGCACACTATTTTACCTAGTTCAGGAAATTCactgcaatctttttttttttctttcatgctaAGGCCCTATTTGTACACGTTAGCTTAGTGTTGCACAAAAACGGAACAAATTGTGCCAATCCTTTTTGTCTGAGATGTTGAAATCCCGCCATGTTGGTTTATTAAGACCAATGTATTTTATGTCAAAAACTTTGTCCAATAAGCGGAAATGTGTCGCCTCGTTGTTGGTAACTTGAAGCGGAAGTGGGAAGCCAGGAGTGTGCTTGTCTTCACTTACGTCCGACAGACGTGTTTTAAGGCAGACGCTTCCAGCCTCCACCTCCAGTTTCTCTGAAACACAACAACAGAACAATGAGTGGTCGCGGTAAAGGAGGCAAAGGACTCGGAAAAGGAGGCGCCAAGCGTCACCGTAAAGTTCTCCGTGATAACATCCAGGGAATCACTAAGCCCGCAATCCGCCGTCTGGCTCGCCGTGGGGGAGTCAAGCGTATCTCGGGTCTCATCTACGAGGAGACCCGCGGTGTGCTGAAGGTCTTCCTGGAGAACGTGATCCGGGACGCCGTCACCTACACCGAGCACGCTAAGAGGAAGACCGTCACCGCCATGGATGTGGTCTACGCTCTGAAGAGGCAGGGCCGCACCCTCTACGGCTTCGGAGGCTAAAACCAGCAGCTTAAcaacccaacaacaacaacaacccaaaGGCTCTTTTAAGAGCCACCCACATTTCTATAAGACGTGATTCCTGTGTCTGATCTTCAATGTAAATTAAAGTAACAGCGCATGAGCTGAGCTTAACTGCTTTCTCAGTTGTGTTCTACCTGCATTTAACAAACGTCACAAGTCCAGCTTCTAATTtattttgctgctgtaataCAGTATATTTCACAAAATTTGTACTCACAAATAGCTTTATTCCTATGGCAGCTTATTTCCACCACTAAAAATATTGATGTATAACCATGGATGTTGTAATCAGTGTTCTTCCCTATTCATGTCAGAATAAACATACAAACTACCAATTACACCAAATTATGGCAATGATTTCCTTTAGATTACTTGGTTTAGATGCCTCTGATTTAACCCGGTTATATGAAAAAGGCACACCTTTTTCTAAGAGCTGTAAAGTATGCTTTATTAAGGGTGAGTGTACACTCAGAAGGACGCAAGTACCCTTTTCGATCCCCAGTGTCGgcactctggctccctgagcaagacccttactCTAAAAAAACAGTATTAATAAGTTTAATACGTTAGTGACCATGATATATGCAGGACAATGCCCTTTGAGTTGTCtattatcagaaattaaaggACTTCGTGTCATCCAtcaatttctgataatggacgcCTCGTTGGGCGTTACTCCACATAACCCAGACTGAACACAGCATTCCACTGTGCTGCATTGCTTCAAGTGTCACTTATAACAACCGTGTTTCATGTAAAAACAGTCCTGCTTGCACAGTTagctgttttactttttcacaatCTTGCTATTTCTGTCCTATTCCAACATCTTGGATTTTTAAACTTCTTGGATTTTTAAACAATCTccagaataaaaacatataaaataaaaccatatttttCAACCTGCGCTAATCATAAAACagagaacatttaaatgtgtgtgttgTGCTGCAGGTCAGGGCTCTCCAATTTCACTCTATGTTGACTCTGGTGAACAATTTTATCTAAAATAGGTTCTATGAGGAGCAGTAAGGCTGTGAACAAAGAGGAGCCACGAGGGCTTCCCGCTTCTTTCCCTCTCACTTTGCGCCAAGATTTCAAAAATAATCACGTGGTCTCCTTTCAAAAGCTCACAGTTTGAACCGACTGAGCgactcagccaatcagagccaggggACAGCACATTAACATTTGCATGCTGGCTGTATAAGAGCAGCCTCAGCCTCGACAGCAGCTCATTCGTTGCTGACATCTCAGTGAGGAAACATGCCTGAACCTGCAAAGTCTGCGCCCAAGAAGGGCTCCAAGAAAGCGGTGACCAAGACCGCCGGAAAAGGAggcaagaagaagagaaagaccAGGAAGGAGAGCTACGCCATCTACGTCTACAAGGTGCTGAAGCAGGTGCACCCCGACACTGGAATCTCCTCCAAGGCCATGAGCATCATGAACTCGTTCGTCAACGACATCTTTGAGCGCATCGCCTCCGAGGCGTCTCGCCTGGCTCACTACAACAAGCGCTCCACCATCACCTCCAGGGAGATCCAGACCGCCGTGCGCCTCCTGCTGCCCGGTGAGCTGGCCAAGCACGCCGTGTCTGAGGGCACCAAGGCCGTCACCAAGTACACCAGCTCCAAGTAAACACCTCTGCTGACCGCTAAACCCAAAGGCTCTTTTAAGAGCCACCCACTACTACTGGAGAGCAATGGTTTACACAAGTTTAAATGTCAATACTGTGTGAGCTAGGCTAGTTATCACATTTTAGTGTTCAGTAAATCAATGTTAGACTGGGTAATGTTAGTGTTCAAATAGATCAGGAGTCTGGCCCTGTgactaaatgcattatcattattttatttttatttttgacgaTGTCCTATGTGGCAGtaagaattgtcttaatgccaaaaagagctcatcagatttgattttcacaagtggagcagtactgcttttgccatagtgctccacttgatttatgaatgtgaatagttttgattcatgcggggaatatctcaaatgatatggacactacaatggggaAAGTAGGagaagaaaggaagaacaagaaggaaaaattataaaacaattattgaaaaaaactttgtttaattgaaaatctgcagttcctatattgtccacgaggagcgctgttttaattagcagattaagcttcaggtgtggaaaacattaaataatttcttaatttttatctgtttgatgtattttgtcatgcaggacagtgtttttaagttccaaaaaatgtgaataaatgtttttcaacattgtataatcactgtgatcagtttttatgcataatgcacaagtaaatgtttaaccgaataaaagtattgttgaaattgcacatacttttcttaaaaacgctgaggttattcataatatattgtgtaaaagtgaaattaatttaatataaaaatcaacaagtccacatttattagttttatttaatcttgcaatgagttaacttgtgtggccctcttgagatcagattaaactgtatgcggcccctcaaccaaaatgagtttgacacccctgatataGAATATATTAGCAATTGATAGAGGAAGTGAAACCATTAAGATCATTTATCTGTAACTGGTATACAACATTTTCATGATTAGACATTTTGGTTGGAAGTGTGTCATTGAGATGATATTGTTACATTCAGGGCCGGTTCTAGCCCTTTGGTTGCCCTAGGCGAGATTgagttttgccccccccccccccctctcactTTTGCCGTGCAAAATACCAGTACTGTTTTCAGCATCTGTTTAGTGCTTCATTGAGTTGTGTTTACAGTTCCACAAAGAGTGCTGTGCGGTGAATTGTGCCTACAGTTGTGCAAAGTGTGTGTTACAAAATTGCAAAGCAGtgttcttttagttttgtgaaCTCAGTGAGTGGATTTGCTATAAGTATTAATAGTTTTAGAAATTTTGCTATAAGAATCAAGGGTTGTGTttaagcattcagaaaaaacTAACTTTGCATGGAGTGATGCATAGACAACAAATACCAGAATGGgtttcagaaccttttcttttttattattttaaatttattacaCACTCAAAGTTAGGACTGTGCAAAAACACTCTTAACCATCTGTAAGGACACTTGGGTAAAGTATAACTAAAAAAACTGGATTAACCCTCTACAAACAAGTGCTTTTATGAATAACattataaaattaaaagttttaagttcTTGTAGTTCTATCTAATAAAAGATGAACAGTTGTTTCAGGTATTTCTATTTACCTTCAAAATTGACGCAGCATTAAAATTTGACTCGTCTGGACTTTCTAATGGCAAATTCGTTTATGGTATCAAATGAGATTTTATTTGAGACCTCTTGGTAGATGCTCATCAGTGCAAGCCCATTGAGGCGTTCCTGACTCATCGTTGATCTTAAGTAGTTTTAATTTAGAGAAGCTTCTTTCAGCAGACGCTACTGTCACAGGTAGTGTGACAGCAATTCTTACGGCCACCCACATATTTGGAAAAACTTCAAGTAAGTCAGAATTTCCATTGTCGTCATGCCAGCCTTTGCGAGTTCTTCCTCTGGCAAATTCTGAGAGTTAACCAACACTCCAAACTTCTCCTCAACATCACCTAAGAGTTTGAAGTGTTCTTGCAGTGATGTAACTGACACATCAACAATGACTTTGAGAAAGGAAATTTACAATTTCTTTAGCGCATCTCCCTCTGGCTCATCAGGGGATTCATAACAGAACTGTCTTTTGGTTTTTCTCAGCCTCTTCTGCTTTAGGACAGTGTCCACATTCATCTTTTCGCAGAGATCTCTTGCAGATACCTGAGCAGAAGCGAACCCGGTGCTTCTGTAGCTGACCAGAGAGGCTTCAGTTGTTTTCAGGAGATTCAGAGCCACATCCAGTTACATAGAGATTGACTGCAATGCTTTGCTGACATGACGAATTTTGGCCAGCATGTCATACCACACAACGCTACAAATGGAGAAACGGTATGACCCAACCATGATCTCAAGAAGGGCATCCCTCACCTCCGCTGTCTGGAATCTCACAGCCTGTACACTGTTAATGCGACTTTCCCATCTTGTGTCTGACCAGGATTTTACAGTTGTTTTGACGTGGTGCTTTAGGATGGTCCACCTTTGTGTAGAGGCAGAGAATAGTGTAAAAATTTCTGTAGGTAGCCAAAATAGTTCATTGCATCTGTGGAGCTTTTTGCTgcatcagcaacaacaaaatttAAAGTATGTGCTCCGCATGGGACAAATAAAGCCCTGGGATTTTGTTGCAAAAGTCCGGCTTGGATACCTTTTGACTTTGCCTTCATGTTGGCGCCGTTGTCGTAAGACTGTCCCCGGCAATCTTCAAAGGGAAGGTTGAATTCTTCTAGTCTCCTCAGAATAAGGTTGGAGAGGCTTTCTCCTGTGGATGACTCCACCTGAAGGAACCCCATGAAATGTTCTTTTACTGTAGGGGTGTCCTTGTCATCTACTGCAACCATTCTAACTATAACAGATAACTGTTCTATGTGGCTCACGTCTGGGGTGCAATccaaaataattgaataatattTGGCTTGTTTATCTCCTTTAACATATACTGTAAAACTTTTTCACCAATGCaaccaatgcggtaccgcgcgcgagctatttttagaaacacaacgtcacaatgacgtcacatcacttggtacgcagtggggcaaactcctgagccccgccgctgctttgctttaaaagagacatgcgttagcctaggttttactcggtaaacgactgctttttccaaatctaagaccatggtttttaaacattgttgctatggaacgggcaacagcgactcgagttacgctgatcggccgcatatgatggatgttttcttcaagactgccaaggagaaatgtgtacgcttcgGGGCGGtgggcctacacaacagttcaacccggaaaaagttaccaaattcaagtacatatgtagcaagcattttgtcggaggaaagggcacaaccgaagaacatcctgacccaattccagcgacatcaagtcaaggtaagagtattttggtggccgacatgttaataaagtagcgcctgctaacatgacagcatataggctatcatggtagcaggcgctaacatgatagcctgctaccaggcttactcaaaaacatttaaaatgagacaaacattaaacatatacccattcctggacggtgattgcaaacaacaacaacaaaaaaaaaaaaaaaaaaacggccgacgctgccatgatcgccgcgcaggaaaaaaaaaacaaagcttaccgttcatcaactcggccagttttccagtctttttaagccctcgaacctcaagccatcgtttgagctgaaggttggtgtgttcttcgacagttcgaccagtaatccgtgcgcctgggacatcgtcttgggaaagtttaacggctgtaaagtcgatcagatcgctggttctgttgcgcttgtaatagctgggttatccgtgctttctctcctgtatgccctacctaagaggcaaaaggggcgttgctcttgagacggtgacgtcacgtgcgcggtaccccattagtTCATTTTGAGTATCCTTTGATAAGTATGTTGTATGGCCGTGTCCTTCCTCCACATCAGCAACATGCTGTTTGAGGACAGAGTCAAACTTGGCCATGAGCTCAacttccttaagaaagtttccGTTATTTGGCTGGTATAGCTTGTCTGAGTTCCCCCGCAGGGGAATATTTTGCTCGGCCAAAGACTGTATTATGGCTACCAACCTGGTCAGGACTTCAAGCCACTTCCTCCTTTCAGCTTGAAGGAGTGTCATTTCTATTGGGTCAATTGTCTGGCCCTGTTCAAGTCGAGTCTCCAGTTCCTTCCATGCGGTCATGTGCCCCAAATGCTCTGGACTGTGCTCGTGGCTTTTCAGGAGCTCACTAAAAATTCTTCCAGTCATTTAGGCCACTACTAATGAGGTTGTAATTCTTCTGTGAAAAGAGCTTGCAGCAGAAGCAATACAGAGTATTGTGTTTCCTTGAATATACAAGCCAGCTTCTCTTGATTTTCTCCCCATTTACTAATTTCCTGTAGAAGTGGTTGTGGCGGCAGCTTCTTCCATCATCTCTTTTTGGAAATGTAAAGTCTGGACTGGTCTGATATGGTCCTCTGCTAACTAACTCTGTCCTTACTGCATCACAGAGGGCTGGCCAGTCAGCAGGGTCTACAGGTTCTCCCTGGATATCAGGAATTGTGGAGGGTGAGGTGTCTGCAGGTGGCAGTGTAGTAGCAGAGCATGTTGTGTTTGATGTTCCTTCACCTAAAAGCAAATGCATACATGCAAAATggatgttaatgttttaatagGGGTACACTACAGTGGCCGACTGGTGCAAGCGACCTCCAAATTTATGACAAAACATTCAAATCcataaaacatttgcaaatagaCAAGAGAAGAGCAACTTAAGAAAACATCTTCATCAATTTGAAAACACGTGTGCagcaatctttaaaaaaagcactATGAATTCACGCTACGCAACACAATTCAGAAACATGCTGCAAAATTCACGACACGCTGCaaatttcagaaaacaaaaccgTGCTGATTTCATTTATCTAATGAACTGCACTAAGAACATATCACTTTCGCACATTacatgttattttgtttgtcttcctTTGATTCGTATTATCTTGAAGTAAATGAGCTGCACTATTCATTATCATACTGTTACCTACTGCTTACAAAAGGCAACAACATGAGTAATTACATGGCTACAATACCTAGAAATGGACAATAAGTGTTGAATATCGTGTTTTGTCTATTTACAAATGTCATTTGCACCAGTCGGCTACTGTAGTCAAGGAGAGTCAATGTCAAGCAGAAATGCAATAACAAATGTACTCTTCATTTTATCCATATCCATCAAATGTTCTTAATtcgtttgtgctgttttctgAGATTCGTCAATGATCTTATAAGTTATAATACAACAGACagtacatatatataaaaatgtacattATTACTATGCTGTGCTTCAGCTATACATTACTATACTATAGACCAGCATATAGAGTATAATAGTAGATCTGTGTTTCACTGGTGCCTGGAATGTGGCCCCTTCAGATCAGTGGTGTTCAATAAAACTGTGGATGAAGTTACTTTCATAGGGATGGAATGTTATTGTGATTTCCATGTGTTTTCATTTCTAGTATATTTTGTCAGATGGTTGTAGACTTGAATTAGTTATTCAAAGGACTAAGTACCTTCAGGCTGCGTGTCCCTGGTCTCAGCTGTCTGTGTTTCACTGGCGCCCAGAGTGCTTGGTGTGGTCCTGGATGTcccttcatcttcatcacctggaTTCAAGCATATAGCCAGACAAGCGGTGCTTAATAAGTGAAATGATCATGAATGTGGTTGAACTTCTTTAAGAAAACAAGCTATTGCATTTTGGTACATGCTAAAAATGTTCTATTGTACTTTAAAGTATAGATGTGGCTTGAATAAATACTATTAAAAATAATCTCACCTAATGCAGGCTGTGTGTTGGCCTGTGTGTCACTGGTCCCTGGAGTACTACTGGATGTCCCTTCTCCTGCAGCTATTAAACACAGAGTCCATCTATGCTGTTTGTTACACAATTGCATTTGGTCATTTCTATATTCCTACCACATAGTTGCAttgtacaaatacattttatctgaCCATGTAACTTGTAGATAAATTACAAATATTATTTAAGtattaaaaaacattgttgttttaGAATTTGCAAATGAAATGGTTGGTAATTAGCATGTTTACGAAAGCAAACTAGCAAAGTAACGGTGGGTTAGCTAGCAATAGCTAAGTGACTGCAATGAAACATTAGGTGATGCAATTTATTTCGTTTGACACGTTAATGGCTGAGATGCCAAAGCCCTAATGCTCTCTGACTCTGGTCACTATGGTAACGTTTAAACACGCCGTCAAAGAAAGATACAGATACtccaaaaaagaataaaaagtacgTGAATTTTAACACACCATAACACTAAATCAATGGAAGACCTGAGCTTGTTTCTCTGCAACGAGATGattctgttatgttttatttaaaactgaaagagtaacgctctagttttgctaatttagcatgagtttttttttttttttttgaagaagaagaagggtcggaatgtgaaacgatgtcccggtttgactgagtctgattcggaaaaagtaaaagaaaatcataaatattattccacctgcgcttttctgtaacaaagaacgcagagctgcagtcagagcggctgtcagtcaataagCAGCAGCTTCCACCTCATGAGgagctgaaccaggacactcgttaaataaaatgacaaggatttggatgcatacagattattaaggaaactaagtcaaaaaatgaaaaaaataaactgcagctacaacacggactggagaacgggttcttACTGTGTGAGACTGGAGAAAGGCGATCCTCAGagagtttttgtagttatttgttatttttacacggaGTGGAGCGTGATGTGAAGCGAGTCGCAccagaaacatgttaaatagcCTCCTGTGggtctatggactcattttacttcaacccaaaaacacctgccagacagataAGCTAAACCAGCAAAGAttaccttaaacaatatttaacttaacGCAGAAGTTTAATAACCTTTTTCTAATGaaaaatgttcatct
Protein-coding regions in this window:
- the LOC105936024 gene encoding histone H2B 1/2; this encodes MPEPAKSAPKKGSKKAVTKTAGKGGKKKRKTRKESYAIYVYKVLKQVHPDTGISSKAMSIMNSFVNDIFERIASEASRLAHYNKRSTITSREIQTAVRLLLPGELAKHAVSEGTKAVTKYTSSK